The following nucleotide sequence is from Drosophila simulans strain w501 chromosome 3L, Prin_Dsim_3.1, whole genome shotgun sequence.
AGTGCCGATGACTTCGGCGCCATTGGGTGGAGGAGCTGGAAACGATGCCTGGGGAGCTCGCACTCAGTCGCCCTCGGTGGCCTCGGGCTCCTCCAACGAGGGTTGGCTGCAAAGCAATGGTAATGCCAACCAAAACGGACGTGGACCCACTCCGGCCGGCCCTCCTGCTGAAGGCTGGCTGATAAAATCCACTGCTGTCGGAGCTTTGGGAGCTGCGCCCGTTAATCATGCGGCAAATAATGGTAGCTCATCTTCGGATCCCTGGCTAGCAGAGCCAGCAGCATCGgcggcaggaggagcagcagcagttggctTGGCAGATCCCTGGGCGTCAGGAGCAGCATCTCAGACGGGTGCGGGGGCACTGGATGACCCATGGAAAGCACTCGGAACTGGCGCCATTAAGGTAAGCGGTATATTAATCTTTAAATTGATTATAAGATTATAATCAGTTTATTGAACTGCATTGATAATTAGATTTAATATGAGCTAAttcaataatataattaaattttgtacactatgtgaatatatttatatgatgtAAAAAATTCTTGTTAATTTCAGAAACAATCCCCCGAGTTTGATGAGTTTGATTTGATTACCAACCGGAACAAGAGTGAGCACAGCAATTCCAACgcctccaacaacaacaatggtaAGGCATTCGTATGACAACATCACTTTCGAGCTTATCACCATGAAACCATTTCCAGCTTCTCTGCTCGATGACATGGATCCGCTATCGGTGAACTACGGAAATGGGGGTATAAATAGCAGTATGCATCCGTCGACGGGGGCCACGGCAAAGAAACCTATAAAGGATGCTCATTCTTTCCTCGGCGAGAACTCTGCGCTTGTTAACCTAGACAATCTGATCAAACCTATTGCGCCACAGACGCAAACGGGTAATCAGCCGGCGTACAATCCCTTCAGCGACAACGTAGTGCCACCGAAGACGAATCTAttccagcaacagcagccagccGTGagttaaattttgaatttgactTAAATAGATATTTGTAGATCtgcttattgttttttgtggtTTACCACTAGGTGCCGTCCATCAATCAGCTAAAACAACAGGCCCCGTTTTCAGTCAGCATGAACCAAGATCCCTGGGCACCTGTAATGGGCGGCGTTAGTACGACTTCACAGGTGAGTTGCCAGAATTTGGAGGATTTCGTGCGTCTGCGGTGTTAGGGAAACTCTGCGTACTTGTacttatattttgattatttttgaGGGTTTGCTCTCTGATGACTTATCAAAATTTCTGTTTACTATTTAAAACTATCTTATCATTTCACATCTgcattttgtttccttttaCTATCGTTCGTCCTTCTGTCATTTCGTTTTGAGCAACTGTTGCATGTAAAACCCGACATTCCAGCCAAAACTTCCGCCTCCCGTACGTCCCACTAGCCTCAATTTGGGGCCCTCGTCCGTGGGTGAATTTCAACTGTTGAGTGCGTTTAGTAATCCCATCATTCCCACCGCCCACATCCCCCAGCCACAGGCCAATTCGCAGGTCTACAATTATGCGTATCAAAGTAGCAGCAGCACTAATATCCTTGGAAATAGCAACATCGCGACCAATATGAATAGctccaccagcaacagcactATACACAGCTATTACGCAAGTCCTAGTCCGGGCGTCGATGGCATTCGCAATATGGATATATTCACCGAACGTCCTTACTTTAATAGTCCAACTGCACCTGCTGATGATACCTACATGTACAACAGCAAGGATAATAACAATATCAACAGCAACTATGGTACTCCCAGACTATATTCAAGTTATGCTGCCAGCTATAGCAGCGCCCTATCCGATTCTCTGGCCGAAACCCCTGGAATTAGTGTTGCTCCCCTGGGATTTGAGGCCGATACTGTCATGAGTTTTGGTCCCTCATCCTCGTCGGCCAACTGCAAGCTGGAAGTGAGTTTGCTGCCGATAAAGTTGTCGTTGCTGCCAATTCCACACTACTACCTTTGCCagaaattgttgtttattgtttagcTTGCATCTTTCtttacaaattgatttttttgatttagttttctttttgtttgttttgcaagTATGAGAACTATGAGCTGCTGAATGGGGAGTGCAGCTAAGAGTTTGCCATGCTGCTTCTAAAAGAATACATACTCATCCTAACCAGAAGCTCTGCTAAAACCCAGTTGACCcataatattttctaattgtaGCCATCAATGGAGGCTTGGACGcttaaataaaacatacaCTAAGCAATAAATGCGAATGGGTAAAATGTTTTTCGAATGTGCATGTTCCGCTATTTAACTCGTAGAATACCCTCTAGCAACTAAAACTATTAAACAAATTAGCTAAATCCCGTAGAAAACTAAAATCTCTGCATGTCATTCGCTTATTATTAGTACATTAGCTTTCGCGAACTGaaacatgaaaataaataaaactaatagaCATTGAATTTTGCAGCAAAATAACAATATGCCGTGGATCAAACCGGAAGCAGCCACAAATCCGTTTTTGTCGTAAACTGGCGCCGATCAATCACAACAATGtaagcaggagcagcagcgggaTCATCAATTAAGGGAAAGTCAACTAATAAAGGCCTGACTGGTGTATAAGAAGCTGTCCAATAGCGTTAGCAACAATAGCAGCAGAAGCAAACAACTTTGGCTCTACATAACTGCAGAGAGGGAAatatgaattaattaataaattatgtgTAAGGAAGTATTATTAAAGTGTAAAATATGTGATGTATGTGAGAGAGAAAGCCAAGATCCAGCGAAATAGAAATTGAGGAGTTAAATAGAAACGGCAACGACACCCAGAAAAGTTGTGCGCAGGAAGCTTACAATTAAACTGAACTTGAGCCTAACACATTTGCAATaactaaatatgtaaaaaCCAACCCATTAGAAATCGCAAGGCATCCCCCACGCCATTCAGCTGACTATGAAATTACTCTCCCTATGATTCACACtcaaattttaatgtttttaaagcTCATGGGTATATGTGCCCCCCCTTAAGTTGAGTGGTCGCTGGGGAATCCTTCACTGTCAGTCTTCAAGTACTTCCTTAGTTGATCACTTactgttaattaatttctatCCTTGTTGGGGGAAGAACCAGAAGGCAGCCGGCATAAGGAGATCCAATCGAGTCCAAACTAACgatgcaaaatgaaatttaaaaaattgttatataGCTTTAAAGAATGCATTGGTAAAGCGAACATGTTTAAAACCatgttaaacaaattatatgtgcttgtaattgtaaatttttttacgttcatttttgtaaaatttatcgTGCGCGCATGTTGCAGAAAccaaatacaattattaatgGCTTTTGTCTATCGatttttaaacacatttttacgattttttCGGGTTGACAGTTGATTTGTTTGTGCATTCGCTTTTGGTCCACCTTCAAGTCACCAATGCATACGCGAGTTTGCtgttgaacatttttatagcgactagtttaaaatttacaaaaaccTTTGAACACATATACAAAGAACAAGATTACAAGAGCAAAtcgaaaactaaaacaaaacaaaataaaatgatgGTATACATTTAGGCTAGAATACGTAACGAATTGTATAAGAGTAACTTaatgataaacaaaatatacatatatatatataaaagaaagCCGATTCGGTGTGAAATTATGCTTAAGAGATTTACATGCCTGACTAGCAAGCGTATACACCCCACAACGCTGATAcccttttatatatatgaagaCACAACCCCAAAAATCACATATACACTTGCAAAACTGCAAATTTTAAgcatattttcatattattaaaactttattttatctaaaaaaaaaaacaagcgaaGAAAATCCATGTAAAAGTCAGTCCACTTTCCATGCTCCCATTGCACAACTAAGCGGGTGGCGACTGAGTGTGCCAATGCCCGGGGGCCTCCACTTGACAGCCTGCGCCAGCATTCAACACTTTGTTGGGGCATCATCACACTCATGTCGGATGCATCGGGCCAGGGCACAGGCAGAGACAATCCCAATAGCAATCCGCATCCGAAtccccaaacccaaacccgatcccgatcccagcAGCAAAGGCAGCACGATTATGTTAATTTCGGGGGCCGCCAGAGTGCAGCATTAACGGAGCACGCCCACCGCATATGGCAGTGATATTTTGGCCAGCTGGGAttgggatgtggatggggatgtgggTATGTggggatatggatatggaatCGGGATGGGgctggatatggatatggattgCTGGATGTGGCTGTTGCGCAAGTGGCCAGCTAGCTGGCAGGCTGGTTTCggttttgatatttgacatGCGCCAGGGGCCATCAGGAAACTTCgtttaaatgaaatcaaaatgcacAAATACATAATTTACACAAATTTGCCGTCGAGCGGCGGTACGAGTTTATCGCCTCGGTTGGGCACGAAAAGAGCGGCTCCTCAGATGGCTGGGAAAATGCTGGCGTATTGTATAATGCATCGGGTATTCCAGGAGCAATGAGCATCCAACAGATGCAGGAAGAACTGGTACAAtgagaaagaaataaataaaaacaaaaaatctcgtgcattatattgtttaattttaatatatcatatacatttttcaaccACTTTCCAGGACGTTAAAGATCCAGGTAACATAGTTGGCCAGTCTGGTGTACACGCCTGGAAAATGTGGGTCAGCACATCCATGCGCAAAGGATACGATTCCATAGCTACTGCCGCGGTGAACCAAAGGAGCTCCTGAGTCTCCGTAGCAATGA
It contains:
- the LOC6737153 gene encoding epsin-1 isoform X2, whose translation is MQVNVAGLRRNIKNLAHNYSDAQVKVREATSNDPWGPSAAIMSEIAELTNNVVAFSEIMQMIWKRLNDHGKNWRHVYKALILLEYLIKTGSEKVAQQCKENIFAIQTLREFVYFEEGKDQGTHVREKAKQLVTLLKDDERLKNERVKAQKARERFAQNPSGFGSDGYIDGPSQRDLPPGWQEEPPKSVSELEMVRPQTAGEEELQLQLAMAMSREEAEQEEAKRRSDDVRLQLALSQSEQDFKDPNGRPIPAPKKEEQQSHLLDLLDISLGATSISSPPLGAAGGAPTAVVDPWAMPGPRAPSQLSDPWSGTSSPQVDPWNPSAAPRTILGAGVPMTSAPLGGGAGNDAWGARTQSPSVASGSSNEGWLQSNGNANQNGRGPTPAGPPAEGWLIKSTAVGALGAAPVNHAANNGSSSSDPWLAEPAASAAGGAAAVGLADPWASGAASQTGAGALDDPWKALGTGAIKKQSPEFDEFDLITNRNKSEHSNSNASNNNNASLLDDMDPLSVNYGNGGINSSMHPSTGATAKKPIKDAHSFLGENSALVNLDNLIKPIAPQTQTGNQPAYNPFSDNVVPPKTNLFQQQQPAVPSINQLKQQAPFSVSMNQDPWAPVMGGVSTTSQPKLPPPVRPTSLNLGPSSVGEFQLLSAFSNPIIPTAHIPQPQANSQVYNYAYQSSSSTNILGNSNIATNMNSSTSNSTIHSYYASPSPGVDGIRNMDIFTERPYFNSPTAPADDTYMYNSKDNNNINSNYGTPRLYSSYAASYSSALSDSLAETPGISVAPLGFEADTVMSFGPSSSSANCKLEQNNNMPWIKPEAATNPFLS
- the LOC6737153 gene encoding epsin-1 isoform X4 produces the protein MQVNVAGLRRNIKNLAHNYSDAQVKVREATSNDPWGPSAAIMSEIAELTNNVVAFSEIMQMIWKRLNDHGKNWRHVYKALILLEYLIKTGSEKVAQQCKENIFAIQTLREFVYFEEGKDQGTHVREKAKQLVTLLKDDERLKNERVKAQKARERFAQNPSGFGSDGYIDGPSQRDLPPGWQEEPPKSVSELEMVRPQTAGEEELQLQLAMAMSREEAEQEEAKRRSDDVRLQLALSQSEQDFKDPNGRPIPAPKKEEQQSHLLDLLDISLGATSISSPPLGAAGGAPTAVVDPWAMPGPRAPSQLSDPWSGTSSPQVDPWNPSAAPRTILGAGVPMTSAPLGGGAGNDAWGARTQSPSVASGSSNEGWLQSNGNANQNGRGPTPAGPPAEGWLIKSTAVGALGAAPVNHAANNGSSSSDPWLAEPAASAAGGAAAVGLADPWASGAASQTGAGALDDPWKALGTGAIKKQSPEFDEFDLITNRNKSEHSNSNASNNNNASLLDDMDPLSVNYGNGGINSSMHPSTGATAKKPIKDAHSFLGENSALVNLDNLIKPIAPQTQTGNQPAYNPFSDNVVPPKTNLFQQQQPAVPSINQLKQQAPFSVSMNQDPWAPVMGGVSTTSQPQANSQVYNYAYQSSSSTNILGNSNIATNMNSSTSNSTIHSYYASPSPGVDGIRNMDIFTERPYFNSPTAPADDTYMYNSKDNNNINSNYGTPRLYSSYAASYSSALSDSLAETPGISVAPLGFEADTVMSFGPSSSSANCKLEQNNNMPWIKPEAATNPFLS
- the LOC6737153 gene encoding epsin-1 isoform X1, coding for MRKQKDDMQVNVAGLRRNIKNLAHNYSDAQVKVREATSNDPWGPSAAIMSEIAELTNNVVAFSEIMQMIWKRLNDHGKNWRHVYKALILLEYLIKTGSEKVAQQCKENIFAIQTLREFVYFEEGKDQGTHVREKAKQLVTLLKDDERLKNERVKAQKARERFAQNPSGFGSDGYIDGPSQRDLPPGWQEEPPKSVSELEMVRPQTAGEEELQLQLAMAMSREEAEQEEAKRRSDDVRLQLALSQSEQDFKDPNGRPIPAPKKEEQQSHLLDLLDISLGATSISSPPLGAAGGAPTAVVDPWAMPGPRAPSQLSDPWSGTSSPQVDPWNPSAAPRTILGAGVPMTSAPLGGGAGNDAWGARTQSPSVASGSSNEGWLQSNGNANQNGRGPTPAGPPAEGWLIKSTAVGALGAAPVNHAANNGSSSSDPWLAEPAASAAGGAAAVGLADPWASGAASQTGAGALDDPWKALGTGAIKKQSPEFDEFDLITNRNKSEHSNSNASNNNNASLLDDMDPLSVNYGNGGINSSMHPSTGATAKKPIKDAHSFLGENSALVNLDNLIKPIAPQTQTGNQPAYNPFSDNVVPPKTNLFQQQQPAVPSINQLKQQAPFSVSMNQDPWAPVMGGVSTTSQPKLPPPVRPTSLNLGPSSVGEFQLLSAFSNPIIPTAHIPQPQANSQVYNYAYQSSSSTNILGNSNIATNMNSSTSNSTIHSYYASPSPGVDGIRNMDIFTERPYFNSPTAPADDTYMYNSKDNNNINSNYGTPRLYSSYAASYSSALSDSLAETPGISVAPLGFEADTVMSFGPSSSSANCKLEQNNNMPWIKPEAATNPFLS
- the LOC6737153 gene encoding epsin-1 isoform X3 — translated: MQVNVAGLRRNIKNLAHNYSDAQVKVREATSNDPWGPSAAIMSEIAELTNNVVAFSEIMQMIWKRLNDHGKNWRHVYKALILLEYLIKTGSEKVAQQCKENIFAIQTLREFVYFEEGKDQGTHVREKAKQLVTLLKDDERLKNERVKAQKARERFAQNPSGFGSDGYIDGPSQRDLPPGWQEEPPKSVSELEMVRPQTAGEEELQLQLAMAMSREEAEQEEAKRRSDDVRLQLALSQSEQDFKDPNGRPIPAPKKEEQQSHLLDLLDISLGATSISSPPLGAAGGAPTAVVDPWAMPGPRAPSQLSDPWSGTSSPQVDPWNPSAAPRTILGAGVPMTSAPLGGGAGNDAWGARTQSPSVASGSSNEGWLQSNGNANQNGRGPTPAGPPAEGWLIKSTAVGALGAAPVNHAANNGSSSSDPWLAEPAASAAGGAAAVGLADPWASGAASQTGAGALDDPWKALGTGAIKKQSPEFDEFDLITNRNKSEHSNSNASNNNNASLLDDMDPLSVNYGNGGINSSMHPSTGATAKKPIKDAHSFLGENSALVNLDNLIKPIAPQTQTGNQPAYNPFSDNVVPPKTNLFQQQQPAVPSINQLKQQAPFSVSMNQDPWAPVMGGVSTTSQPKLPPPVRPTSLNLGPSSVGEFQLLSAFSNPIIPTAHIPQPQANSQVYNYAYQSSSSTNILGNSNIATNMNSSTSNSTIHSYYASPSPGVDGIRNMDIFTERPYFNSPTAPADDTYMYNSKDNNNINSNYGTPRLYSSYAASYSSALSDSLAETPGISVAPLGFEADTVMSFGPSSSSANCKLEPSMEAWTLK